The following DNA comes from Amycolatopsis solani.
GGTGCTCTCGGACCTCAAGTCGCTGCTGGAAACCGGGGAAATCCTGGTGCCGTAGGGGGTCTGGCGGGACCTGTCTCGCGCCGCTTCGAGACCGGTCCCGCCAGGGTCTTCAGACGCGCTGGGTCGCCGCCTTCAACGCCGCCTTCGCGGCCTCGGGCGCACCCAGCGTGTCGAGTCCGAACAGCGCCGCCCCCACCACGGGGTTCACGTCGACGACGCGGACCACCGCGCGCGGCGCCACCTTGAGGCACCGCTTCTCGATCTCCGCGATCACCGGCGCGCCGATCCCGGTCAGCACGCCGCCGCCGAGGACGATCTCCGGGGCTTCCTCGGTCAGCTCCAGCTCGCGGAGGATCACCGCGGCGAACACGCTGACCTCCTCCACGAACCGCGTCACGATGTCCTGGGCGACCTCGTCGCCGTCCGCGGCCACCTCGAACAGCAGGGGGCACAGGCCGTGGATCGAGGCGGCCGGGATTTCCTCGAAGTGCAGGCCCTGCACGACGTCCAGCAAGGCCGGCTTCCCGAAGTACGCCGCCACCGCGGGCATCAGCGCGGTCCGCGGGCCGCGGCCGTCTTCGGCGCGCACCGCCCACCACAACGCCTCTTCGCCGAGCCGGTAGCCGCCGCCCCAATCGCCGGAGATCTTGCCCAGCGCGGGAAAGCGGTGGACGCGGCCGTCCGGGCCGACGCCGGCCCCGTTGATCCCGGCCCCGCACACCACCGCGACGCCCACCCCCGCGCTGCCCGCCCGCAGCAGCGCGAGGGTGTCGTTGCCGACGGTCAGGGTGTCGCTCCAGCCGCGCGCGGACAGCGCCGCGTGCAGCACCTCTTCTTCACGCGGGAAGTCCAGCCCGGCCAGGTACGCCGAGGTGTGGACCGCGAACGGCTTTTCCCCGAAGTCCGGGTACGCCGCCAGCACCAGGCCTTCCAGCGCGGTGACGCAGGCCGCGACGCCGACGTTCTGCGGCGACGCGCCCGGACCGCGTGACTTGCCGAGCACGACACCGTCTTCCGAGATCACGAGGACCTCGGTCTTGCTGTTGCCGCCGTCGATCGCGATGATGGCAGGCTTCATCCGCGCGCCCACGGCAGGTACTCGCGGTTGATCCGCACCAGCGAGTCGGCGAGCGTGTCGGCCTTCGTGTACTGGCCGACCAGCGGGTGCGCCAGGAGCGCGTCCGCCACGCGGTCGCGGCCGCCCTTGATCGCCGCTTCCAGCGCGAGGAACTCGTACGCCGTCGTGGCCGAGATCAGGCCGGAGAAGTTCGGCTCGACCGGCGGCTGCGGGATCGGCGTGGCACCGGATGAGTCCACAGTGGAGCGGGCCTCGACGACGGCGTCGTCCGGGAGGAACGGGAAGGTGCCGTCGTTGCGGACGTTCACCACGTGCTCCTCGGCCGGCCCGCCCGCGGTCAGCGCGTGCACCAGCTGCACCGCGGCTTCCGAGTAGTACGCCCCGCCGCGCTTCTCCAGCGACTCCGGCTTCGTGTTCTGGTCCTCGTCGAGGTAGATCTTCAGCAGCTCTTCCTCGACGTCGGACACGACGTCCGCGCGCGGCCGCTCGGTGCGCTGCTTGGCGACCTGCTCGTCGTGCGCGTAGAAGTACTTCAGGTAGTACGACGGCACGACGTTCATCCGCCGCAGCCACTCCTCCGGCACACTGACCTCAGTGGACAAGTACGAGAGGTGCTGGTCCAGCAGCTCCGGCAGCCGGTCGACGCCGTCGACGAGCGCGCCGCGCTCCCAGCTCAGGTGGTTCAGTCCGGTGTGGACGAGCTTGACGTCGTCCGCGCCGACGCCGAGCAGCTTCCCGAACTGGCGCTGCAGGTTGATCGCGACGTTGCACAGCCCGACCGCGCGGTGGCCCTCGTTGAGCAGGGCGCGCGTGACGATGCCGACCGGGTTGGTGAAGTTGACGATCCACGTGTCGTCGCCGGCGATCTTGCGCACGCGGTCGGCGATGTCGAGCACCACCGGGACCGTGCGCAACGCCTTCGCGAGGCCACCCGCGCCGGTCGTCTCCTGCCCGACGCAGCCGCAGGCGTGCGGGAACGTCTCGTCGGAGCGCCGCGCCCGCTGCCCGCCGACCCGCAGCTGGATCAGCACCGCGGACGCGCCGTCGACCCCCTCCTCCAGCGACTGCGTGGTCCGCACCCGCGCCGGGTGCCCGGCGTGGTCGAGGATGCGCTGGCTGAACCCGCCGACGGCGTCCACGCGGTAGGCGTCCGGGTCGACCAGCACGATCTCGTCTACGTCCAAAGTGGACCGCCGACCGGCGATCCCGTCGATCAGCTCCGGCGTGTAGGTGGACCCGCCACCGACGACTGCCAGCTTCATCCCTTGACCCCCGTGAATGTGATGCCCTTGACGAACGACTTCTGGGCGAAGATGAACAGCACGATGACCGGCGCCATGATGAGGGCCGTGGCGGCCATCGTCAGGTTCCACTCGACGTGGTGCATGCCGCGGAAGGACGCGATCGCCAGCGAAAGCGGCCAGTGGTCGCGGTTTTCCCCGGTGTAGAGCAGCGGCCCGAAGTAGTCGTTCCAGGTGAACAGGAAGCAGAACATCGCCGTGGCCGCGATCCCGGGCTTCGCCATCGGGATCAGCACCCGGTACATCGCCTGGAACTCGTTGCAGCCGTCGATCTTCGCCGCCTCGATGTAGTCCTTCGGGATCGTGAGGAAGAACTGCCGGAGCAGGAAGATCGAGAAGGCGTCGAAGAAGAAGTACGGCACGATCAGCGGAACCAGCGTGCCGGTGAGGCCCATCCGCACCCACAGGTCGTACAGCGGCACGATGGTGACCTGCGGCGGCAGCAGCATCGCGGCCACGGTCAGCATGAAGAACAGGTTCTGCCCGCGCCACCGCAGCTTCGAAAGCCCGTAGGCGGCCGGGATCGCCGAGAGCAGCGCGCCCGCCGTCGCCACGCCCGAGTAGAGCAGGCTGTTGCCGAAGTACGACAGCAGCGGCGCCTTCTCGAACACTTCGACGAAGTTCTCGAAGTGCCATTCGGTCGGCCACAGGCTCGCCGTCATCGCCTGGTCGCTCTTCATCACCGAAGTGAGGAAGACGAACAGCAGCGGCAGCATGAAGATGACGCCGAGCGCGATCCCGACCGCGTGTGTCGCGATGTACGACAGCCGCTTGTCCCACTGCCGCTTGAACTTCACCTTCGGCGGCACGCCCGCCGCGCGTTGCGGCGCTTCGGCCAACGCGGTCATGCGCCCTCCTCCTGGTGCTGGGACTTGCGCAGCTGGCGCACGAGGATCCAGGTGAACGCCGCGCTCACGATGAACAGCAGCACGGCCATCGCCGCCGCGTAGCCCATGTTGAAGTAGCGGAAACCCTGGACGTACAGCCAGATCGGGTACGTCAGCGTCGAGTTCTGCGGCGCCCCGATGAGCTTCGAGTTGCCGGCCACGTCCGCGGTGCCCGCGCTCGCGGAGGCCGCCACGATCGCCTGGGTGAAGAACTGCAGGGCGTAGATGATCGAGTTGACCACGCCGAAGAGCAGCACCGGCGAGATCGACGGGAGCGTGACGTGCCAGAACCGGCGGATCGGGCCGGCGCCGTCGAGCTCGGCGGCCTCGTACTGCTCGGTCGGGACGTCCAGCAGCGCGGCCAGGATGATGATCATCAGCTCGCCGGAGCCCCACAGCGCCAGCAGCGTCAGCGCGGGCTTCGACATCTCCGGGCTGTTGAACCACAGCCCGCCGTCGATGCCGACGAGCCGCAGGAACCGGTTGACCGGCCCGAATTCCGGGTTGAACACGAAGACGAAGGCCAGCGTCGCCGCCGCGGGCGGGGCGAGCGTCGGCAGGTAGCAGAGCGTCCGGACCAGGCCGACGCCCGACTTGAGCCGGGAGATCACCGACGCGACGCCGAGGGAGAACACCACGCGGCAGACCGTCAGGATGACCACCAGCCACAGCGTGTTGTACGCGGCCGTGCCGACCAGCGGCTCGGTGGTGAACATCCGGACGTAGTTGTCGAAGCCGATGAACACCGGCGCGTTGATCAGGTCGTACCGGGTGAAGGAGTAGTAGACCGTGGCGATCAGCGGGTAGCCGAAGAAGATCAGGAACCCGAGGAACGCCGGCGCCATGAAGAAGAAGACGGTCCGGCGGCGCTTGGCCCGGCGGGCCCCCGCCCGTGCCTTGGCAGGCACGGACGGGGACACCTTTTCCACGAGCGTGGTCATCCGCCCGCGCCCTTCTGCTTGAGTTCGTCGTTGACCTGCGCGTCGACCGTCTTCAGGCCGGCCACCAGGTCGGGCACCGAACCGGCCTGCCACTTCTCCGCGAAGTCGTTGACGGCCTTGAGGTGCGCGTCACCGATCGGCGTGGTCTGGTTGGCCACCAGCTTGCCGCTGTCGTAGATGTCGAGGAACGTCTTGAACTGCGGCTGCAGGTCCAGCTTCGGCGAGGTGAGCGAAGCCTTGGTGCTGGGCACGTTCTTCAGGCCGTTGGCCATGTCCACCAGGGTGTCGGTGTCCAGGGTGACCTGCTTGATCAGCTCCCACGCGGCGCCGGGGTTCTTGGCGCCCTTGGGGATCGCGATGATCGTGCCGGTGGTGAAGCCGCCGCCGTAGCGGTCGGCCAGCGAGTCGAGCACCGGGAACGGCGCGGTCTGGTACTTGACGTCGGGGGCCTGGTCCTTGAGGAACGCGGTGCGGAACTCGCCGTCCATGATCATGGCGAGCTTGCCCTTCTGGAAGCCGTGGTCGGCGGAGTACTCGTCGCCGAGGCCCGCCTTGAACTTCTCGACCTTGTCGTGGCCGCCGTAGAAGTCGATGAGCTGCTTCTGGAACTCGAACATCGCCTTCCAGCCGGGGTTGGTGGCGAGGTCCGACTTGCCGTCCTGGCCGAGGAAGGTGGCGCCGAAGTACTGCGCCCAGTACTGCGCCTGGTTGGCGTAGAAGGGCATCGAGGGCAGGAAACCGGCGACCTTGATCGAGCCGTCCGGGTTGAACTCGGTGAGCTTCTTGGTGTCCTCGAACAACTCCGACAGCGTCTTCGGCGGCGAGGTGATGCCCTTCGACGCGAACATGTCGGTGTTGTAGTACATCCCGTAGACGTCGGCGAGCATCGGCATCGCGCACCGCTTGCCCTGGTACTCGGTGTAGTTGCGGACGGCTTCGGGGATTTGGTTCAGGTCGATCTTGTCGCGCTCGATGTAGGGCTTGAGGTCCTGGAAGCTGCCGGTGGAGCACCAGGCGCCCAGGTTGTCGGTGTAGAACGAGATCGCGACGTCGGGCGGGTTGCCGCCGCGGATCGACTGGGTGAGCTTGTCGTCGTCCTGGTTGCCCTCGTGCTTGATTTCGATGTTCGGGTACTTCGCTTTGAGCTTGTTGAGCCCGGCCGTGACCACGCCGTACTCGCGGTCGGTGAACTTCGAGTACACGGTGATCGTGAGCTTGTCGTCCTTGCCGGGCGCGGCCGCGGCGTCACCCCCGCTCGGGGCGGCGGCGCCGGAACAGGCGCTGGTCAGCAGGACGGACGCCGCGGCGGCGGCCGCAAGAAGTGCGCCGCGACGGGTCCGGGTGGTAGGGGGCATGGCCCTCCTCCTCATCGGTTGGGGCTACTCGGGTGCTTGTCCTCGGTCCGGCGTGAGCCGAGGAGCGTGGGGGTGACGACGCCGAAGACGTCCTCGCGGGTTTTGGCGAGCGCGGACTGCAGCGCGCCCGCGCGAACGGCGTTGCCCTGCACGGAAGCGCAGCCGACGGGCGTGCGCGGCAGGACGAGTTCGTGCAGCTTTTCCTCGACCAGCGCGGCGAATTCCTCGCCACCCGCGCGGCTGGTGTCCCCGCAGAGGAGCACGAGCTGCGGGTCGGCGACGGCGACGAGGTTGGCGACCCCACCGGCGACCCGCTTTGCCAGGTCGTGCCGAAACGGGTGGCGTGGTTCGGTTTTCGCCACGGCTTCCCACGCGGTTCCGGCTTCGATGCCGTGCGCGGCGGCGAGGCGGCAGATGGCGGGCGAGTCGACCAGGTTGCCGAACCGGGCGCCGGCCTCGGGCCAGGCGTCACCGGTGTCCACAGTGGCCGGATCGGGGACGCGCATCCAGTCGATCTCACCGCCACCACCGGTCGCGCCGCGCAGCAGCCGTCGTCCG
Coding sequences within:
- a CDS encoding N-acetylglucosamine kinase; protein product: MKPAIIAIDGGNSKTEVLVISEDGVVLGKSRGPGASPQNVGVAACVTALEGLVLAAYPDFGEKPFAVHTSAYLAGLDFPREEEVLHAALSARGWSDTLTVGNDTLALLRAGSAGVGVAVVCGAGINGAGVGPDGRVHRFPALGKISGDWGGGYRLGEEALWWAVRAEDGRGPRTALMPAVAAYFGKPALLDVVQGLHFEEIPAASIHGLCPLLFEVAADGDEVAQDIVTRFVEEVSVFAAVILRELELTEEAPEIVLGGGVLTGIGAPVIAEIEKRCLKVAPRAVVRVVDVNPVVGAALFGLDTLGAPEAAKAALKAATQRV
- a CDS encoding 6-phospho-beta-glucosidase, with protein sequence MKLAVVGGGSTYTPELIDGIAGRRSTLDVDEIVLVDPDAYRVDAVGGFSQRILDHAGHPARVRTTQSLEEGVDGASAVLIQLRVGGQRARRSDETFPHACGCVGQETTGAGGLAKALRTVPVVLDIADRVRKIAGDDTWIVNFTNPVGIVTRALLNEGHRAVGLCNVAINLQRQFGKLLGVGADDVKLVHTGLNHLSWERGALVDGVDRLPELLDQHLSYLSTEVSVPEEWLRRMNVVPSYYLKYFYAHDEQVAKQRTERPRADVVSDVEEELLKIYLDEDQNTKPESLEKRGGAYYSEAAVQLVHALTAGGPAEEHVVNVRNDGTFPFLPDDAVVEARSTVDSSGATPIPQPPVEPNFSGLISATTAYEFLALEAAIKGGRDRVADALLAHPLVGQYTKADTLADSLVRINREYLPWARG
- a CDS encoding carbohydrate ABC transporter permease gives rise to the protein MTALAEAPQRAAGVPPKVKFKRQWDKRLSYIATHAVGIALGVIFMLPLLFVFLTSVMKSDQAMTASLWPTEWHFENFVEVFEKAPLLSYFGNSLLYSGVATAGALLSAIPAAYGLSKLRWRGQNLFFMLTVAAMLLPPQVTIVPLYDLWVRMGLTGTLVPLIVPYFFFDAFSIFLLRQFFLTIPKDYIEAAKIDGCNEFQAMYRVLIPMAKPGIAATAMFCFLFTWNDYFGPLLYTGENRDHWPLSLAIASFRGMHHVEWNLTMAATALIMAPVIVLFIFAQKSFVKGITFTGVKG
- a CDS encoding carbohydrate ABC transporter permease; protein product: MTTLVEKVSPSVPAKARAGARRAKRRRTVFFFMAPAFLGFLIFFGYPLIATVYYSFTRYDLINAPVFIGFDNYVRMFTTEPLVGTAAYNTLWLVVILTVCRVVFSLGVASVISRLKSGVGLVRTLCYLPTLAPPAAATLAFVFVFNPEFGPVNRFLRLVGIDGGLWFNSPEMSKPALTLLALWGSGELMIIILAALLDVPTEQYEAAELDGAGPIRRFWHVTLPSISPVLLFGVVNSIIYALQFFTQAIVAASASAGTADVAGNSKLIGAPQNSTLTYPIWLYVQGFRYFNMGYAAAMAVLLFIVSAAFTWILVRQLRKSQHQEEGA
- a CDS encoding extracellular solute-binding protein; amino-acid sequence: MPPTTRTRRGALLAAAAAASVLLTSACSGAAAPSGGDAAAAPGKDDKLTITVYSKFTDREYGVVTAGLNKLKAKYPNIEIKHEGNQDDDKLTQSIRGGNPPDVAISFYTDNLGAWCSTGSFQDLKPYIERDKIDLNQIPEAVRNYTEYQGKRCAMPMLADVYGMYYNTDMFASKGITSPPKTLSELFEDTKKLTEFNPDGSIKVAGFLPSMPFYANQAQYWAQYFGATFLGQDGKSDLATNPGWKAMFEFQKQLIDFYGGHDKVEKFKAGLGDEYSADHGFQKGKLAMIMDGEFRTAFLKDQAPDVKYQTAPFPVLDSLADRYGGGFTTGTIIAIPKGAKNPGAAWELIKQVTLDTDTLVDMANGLKNVPSTKASLTSPKLDLQPQFKTFLDIYDSGKLVANQTTPIGDAHLKAVNDFAEKWQAGSVPDLVAGLKTVDAQVNDELKQKGAGG